The proteins below are encoded in one region of Syntrophotalea carbinolica DSM 2380:
- a CDS encoding ABC-type transport auxiliary lipoprotein family protein → MTSSLSRLLLMLILTGWLLPGCMRIGQRPPAKTSYVITANRPASAAERVGAAVLQVTPMRISPRFNGRSFVYRQGISQFRPDFYNKFLVAPANLVQEQVVRWLTASGLFATVSSSAGPLPPDYLLQGQITELYGDYRDRQPVAILEIGFLFLQHAAADAPIRLNRSYRGEVPLTGHEPDALVEAWDTALINILENLEKDLGEVMDGIDATYHQAL, encoded by the coding sequence ATGACTTCTTCCTTGTCACGTCTATTGTTGATGTTGATTTTGACCGGCTGGCTGCTGCCGGGATGCATGCGTATTGGCCAGCGCCCTCCGGCAAAAACCAGCTATGTGATAACCGCAAACCGACCGGCAAGTGCCGCCGAAAGGGTGGGGGCAGCGGTTTTACAGGTTACGCCCATGCGCATCTCCCCACGATTCAATGGACGCAGTTTTGTCTACCGTCAGGGGATATCGCAATTCCGTCCGGATTTTTATAACAAATTCCTGGTGGCGCCGGCTAACCTGGTACAGGAACAGGTGGTTCGCTGGCTGACGGCAAGCGGCCTGTTCGCGACGGTCAGCTCGTCGGCCGGTCCGCTGCCACCCGACTATCTGCTGCAGGGACAAATCACCGAACTCTATGGAGATTACCGGGACAGGCAACCTGTGGCCATTCTCGAAATCGGCTTTCTGTTCCTTCAGCATGCCGCCGCCGACGCCCCTATCCGACTCAACCGCAGCTATCGCGGCGAAGTGCCGCTGACCGGGCATGAACCTGATGCTCTGGTCGAAGCATGGGATACCGCCCTGATAAACATCCTGGAAAACCTGGAAAAGGATCTCGGCGAAGTTATGGACGGCATCGACGCAACTTACCACCAG